A region from the Leptospira venezuelensis genome encodes:
- the lep gene encoding LipL41-expression chaperone Lep: MTLKSKKVKLSFCFEKSGRLTSAFLLCATFFLSDCSRTKPNLEECSDAQIHISKLIANDETMEKGVQALMLRSVLKPETSEAIIKSCVENKSLLQVQCELSKEKFSDLQDCKKHSPKRAETEG; this comes from the coding sequence ATGACACTGAAAAGTAAGAAAGTAAAACTTTCTTTCTGTTTCGAGAAAAGCGGGCGGTTAACGTCCGCTTTTCTTTTATGTGCTACATTTTTCTTGTCAGATTGTAGCAGAACGAAACCGAATTTGGAAGAATGTTCAGATGCTCAGATCCATATTTCCAAATTGATCGCAAACGACGAAACCATGGAGAAGGGTGTGCAGGCATTGATGTTAAGATCGGTGCTAAAGCCTGAAACCAGTGAAGCGATTATCAAAAGTTGTGTGGAGAATAAAAGTTTACTCCAAGTACAATGCGAACTCTCTAAGGAAAAGTTTTCTGATCTCCAGGATTGTAAAAAACACTCTCCTAAAAGGGCAGAGACTGAAGGTTAA
- the nadA gene encoding quinolinate synthase NadA, translated as MKTIEDIRKSLESTYMEHEIEEKLPLIQEINRLKKEKNAVLLGHNYMTPDVFHGVSDILGDSLYLSKAAAETDADIILFNGVHFMAETAKLMSPEKKVLIADLKAGCSLAESITREDVKKLKSQYPGVPVVTYVNCTAEVKAETDICCTSANAVQIVNSLDSDTVIFLPDEYLAGNVQKQTNKKIISFPGRCMVHEMYTAEDILSVRRQWPGVTVISHPECNTDVVEVSDFAGSTSQMSKYIRDSGAKDVFLVTECSMGDNLRSEFPDRQFVSSCRTCPHMKRITLEKIKDALLYEQFEIKLDPEIVEKGRMAVQRMLEVSYK; from the coding sequence ATGAAAACCATAGAGGATATTCGAAAATCTCTGGAATCCACTTACATGGAACATGAAATAGAGGAAAAACTTCCTCTGATCCAGGAGATTAACCGTCTCAAAAAAGAGAAAAACGCAGTACTTTTAGGACATAATTATATGACTCCGGATGTTTTTCACGGAGTTTCAGACATACTTGGAGATTCACTTTATCTGAGTAAGGCAGCCGCCGAAACGGATGCAGACATTATTCTATTTAACGGGGTCCATTTTATGGCGGAGACTGCAAAGCTTATGTCTCCAGAGAAGAAAGTACTCATCGCTGACCTAAAAGCAGGCTGCTCTCTAGCGGAAAGTATTACTAGAGAAGATGTTAAAAAACTAAAAAGCCAATATCCTGGAGTTCCGGTAGTGACTTATGTCAATTGTACTGCCGAAGTGAAAGCTGAAACTGATATTTGCTGCACTTCTGCAAACGCAGTCCAGATCGTAAATTCTTTGGATAGCGATACAGTTATCTTCCTTCCTGATGAATATCTTGCTGGGAATGTGCAGAAACAAACTAATAAAAAGATCATCTCCTTTCCTGGACGTTGTATGGTACATGAGATGTACACTGCAGAAGACATTCTTTCCGTTAGAAGACAATGGCCTGGAGTCACAGTAATCTCCCACCCTGAATGTAACACAGACGTGGTAGAAGTTTCCGACTTCGCAGGATCTACTTCTCAAATGTCCAAGTATATCCGTGATTCGGGAGCTAAAGATGTATTCTTAGTTACAGAATGTTCCATGGGAGACAATCTCAGATCTGAATTCCCTGATAGACAATTTGTTTCTTCTTGCAGGACCTGCCCTCATATGAAACGAATTACATTAGAAAAAATTAAAGATGCTCTTCTATACGAGCAATTCGAGATCAAATTAGATCCTGAAATCGTAGAAAAAGGAAGAATGGCAGTCCAAAGAATGCTGGAAGTGAGTTACAAATAA
- a CDS encoding lipoprotein LipL41, with protein sequence MKKISALLLAGAIAFSVSNCGEKVEVEYPVFPKSKEGRQLQKFLGSIRNVGLAVEKPQKSLWETVFGAGSSFIDQMPSKVFEAFDKETYYKLIDLSKRADSINEASLTLTGITKSRVKLGNQLGAEAILHIGYQKPYTECGSEMMVDYGAAAMKGVGAIASIATGKQVDTGSGPISKQTGIRYMLIPLDATLIKVETGEVKKAVVSNPAKVDGGVGNLDCPSVLDSFGKALDEAALYIKDRLSPKVKTEYIKVFKDDEDPEVAGYLDDGYQEITGETPSFKKAKENWEKADKKAGGKSWGAKTNLGTYYFQAGDFEKAIKLYEEAMKLSGADKNYVRELRKRVEAAAAVDDTEK encoded by the coding sequence ATGAAAAAAATCTCTGCTCTGCTCCTTGCAGGCGCTATTGCATTTTCGGTTTCCAACTGCGGCGAAAAAGTTGAAGTCGAATACCCTGTTTTTCCTAAATCAAAAGAGGGACGCCAGCTTCAAAAATTCCTAGGCTCTATCCGCAATGTAGGATTAGCAGTCGAAAAACCTCAAAAAAGTCTCTGGGAAACCGTTTTCGGAGCAGGTTCCAGCTTTATCGATCAAATGCCTTCTAAAGTTTTCGAAGCTTTCGACAAGGAAACTTACTATAAACTGATCGACCTAAGCAAAAGAGCTGACTCTATCAATGAGGCTTCTCTAACTCTTACCGGAATTACTAAAAGCCGTGTGAAACTCGGAAACCAATTAGGTGCTGAGGCAATTCTTCATATTGGTTATCAAAAACCATACACTGAATGCGGAAGCGAGATGATGGTAGATTACGGCGCGGCTGCAATGAAAGGTGTAGGAGCAATCGCTTCTATCGCGACTGGAAAACAAGTTGATACGGGAAGTGGTCCAATCAGTAAACAAACTGGTATCCGTTATATGTTGATTCCTCTAGATGCTACTCTAATCAAAGTAGAAACTGGAGAAGTTAAAAAAGCTGTAGTTTCTAACCCTGCAAAAGTTGATGGGGGAGTTGGTAACTTGGATTGTCCTTCTGTTCTTGACTCTTTCGGAAAGGCTTTGGACGAGGCTGCTCTTTACATCAAAGACAGACTTTCTCCAAAAGTTAAAACCGAGTATATCAAAGTATTTAAAGACGACGAAGATCCTGAAGTTGCAGGATACCTTGACGACGGATACCAAGAGATCACTGGAGAAACTCCTAGCTTCAAAAAAGCGAAAGAGAACTGGGAAAAAGCAGATAAAAAAGCTGGTGGAAAGTCTTGGGGAGCGAAAACAAACCTAGGAACTTACTACTTCCAAGCTGGTGACTTCGAAAAAGCAATCAAACTTTACGAAGAAGCAATGAAACTTAGCGGAGCTGACAAGAACTACGTTAGAGAACTTCGTAAACGTGTAGAAGCTGCTGCTGCAGTTGATGACACTGAAAAGTAA